A single genomic interval of Planctomycetota bacterium harbors:
- a CDS encoding cation-translocating P-type ATPase codes for MTAIAAPSLPERPAPTVEVDEPTGGIGARLFLTLAGGVLLLVAAGASWFLPGVGDDAVSWHAAVVAAIAAMLLGLPIVADAFKGLRDGRVQVNSLAALAIAAAFVDNLYQTAGWIAFFMSLSTLIESRTALGARRTIERLLRLTPSKALKIDGENETIVEAKDLRPGDVVRVRPGDNLPGDGVIVKGGSSVDQANITGESLPVDVDEGSDVYGGTTNLTGLIDVRITKAGSDTTLGRVQELVLEAEGSKTQAQRLADLYASYHTPTMLMLAAVVWFFTLDIERFIALLVVATPAGIILATPTAMVAALSAAARLGILVKNVTVLEEARNLSAVVLDKTGTLTTGRLSVSRLAPVEGVEPAQLLSAAVSLEQNSTHPVARAVVAVAEKARVKPEPVDNFEEKGGLGVVGTVAGEEIRVGREAFLKDANIAFDLPEDKRPPDHVSVLYVARAGRLLGWIGLEDKVRDDSAAAVELLKEQGVRQVVMVTGDRWGVARRVATETKCTDVQAEVLPADKLKVVEGLKQKGHVVAVVGDGVNDAPALAAGDLSVAMGAAGSDVAISSASVALMNNRLDRIPFLQRLARSSGRVIIQGIGISLGFIIIFGTLAAAGLINPILAAALHALSSVVVVFNSARLVRQGEELDATPIDDDTFEDRLRETITPQPVVTS; via the coding sequence ATGACTGCGATTGCCGCACCGAGTCTTCCTGAACGCCCCGCTCCGACCGTCGAGGTCGATGAGCCGACCGGTGGTATCGGCGCACGCCTTTTTCTGACGCTCGCGGGCGGAGTGCTGCTGCTCGTCGCGGCTGGGGCTTCGTGGTTCCTGCCTGGCGTGGGTGATGATGCTGTCAGTTGGCACGCCGCCGTCGTCGCCGCGATCGCCGCAATGTTGCTCGGCCTGCCGATCGTGGCCGACGCCTTTAAAGGCCTTCGAGATGGTCGCGTCCAGGTCAACAGCCTGGCAGCTCTGGCCATCGCTGCCGCGTTCGTTGATAACCTCTACCAGACCGCCGGCTGGATCGCCTTCTTCATGTCGCTCTCGACGCTGATCGAGAGCCGAACCGCGCTCGGTGCCCGCCGGACCATCGAGCGCCTGCTCCGCCTCACGCCCAGCAAGGCCCTCAAGATCGACGGCGAGAACGAGACCATCGTCGAAGCCAAAGACCTCCGGCCTGGCGACGTCGTCCGCGTCCGCCCCGGCGACAACCTGCCGGGTGACGGCGTCATCGTCAAAGGCGGCTCCAGCGTCGACCAGGCCAACATCACCGGTGAAAGCCTGCCCGTCGACGTCGATGAAGGCTCTGACGTGTACGGCGGCACGACCAACCTGACGGGCCTCATCGACGTCCGCATCACCAAGGCCGGCAGCGACACCACGCTCGGCCGCGTCCAGGAACTCGTTCTTGAGGCTGAGGGTTCCAAGACCCAGGCCCAAAGATTGGCCGACCTGTACGCCAGCTACCACACGCCGACGATGCTGATGCTCGCGGCCGTCGTCTGGTTCTTCACGCTCGACATCGAACGGTTCATCGCACTGCTCGTCGTCGCCACACCGGCCGGCATCATCCTCGCCACGCCGACCGCCATGGTCGCCGCACTCTCGGCCGCGGCACGGCTGGGCATCCTCGTCAAGAACGTGACGGTCCTGGAGGAAGCCCGCAACCTCTCGGCCGTCGTGCTCGACAAGACTGGCACGCTCACCACCGGCCGGCTCTCCGTCTCGCGGCTCGCTCCGGTCGAAGGTGTGGAGCCGGCGCAGCTGCTGTCGGCCGCGGTTTCGCTGGAGCAGAACTCGACGCACCCGGTCGCTCGGGCCGTCGTCGCCGTCGCGGAGAAGGCTCGCGTCAAGCCCGAGCCGGTCGACAACTTCGAGGAAAAAGGCGGCCTGGGCGTCGTCGGCACCGTCGCGGGCGAAGAAATCCGCGTCGGCCGCGAAGCCTTCTTGAAGGACGCCAACATCGCGTTCGACCTGCCCGAGGACAAGCGTCCGCCGGATCACGTCAGCGTCCTCTACGTCGCCCGCGCGGGCCGACTCCTCGGCTGGATTGGCCTGGAAGACAAAGTTCGCGACGACTCCGCTGCCGCGGTTGAACTGCTGAAGGAGCAGGGCGTTCGCCAGGTCGTGATGGTCACCGGCGACCGCTGGGGCGTGGCCCGCCGCGTCGCTACCGAGACCAAGTGCACCGACGTGCAGGCCGAAGTCCTGCCGGCCGACAAGCTCAAGGTCGTCGAGGGCCTCAAGCAGAAGGGCCACGTCGTCGCGGTCGTCGGCGACGGCGTGAACGACGCCCCGGCCCTTGCCGCGGGCGACCTTTCCGTCGCCATGGGCGCTGCCGGCAGCGACGTCGCGATCAGCAGCGCGTCCGTCGCGCTGATGAACAACCGCCTCGACCGGATCCCGTTCCTGCAACGCCTGGCCCGCAGCAGCGGCCGGGTGATCATCCAGGGCATCGGCATCAGCCTGGGCTTCATCATCATCTTCGGCACCCTTGCCGCCGCCGGGCTGATCAACCCCATCCTCGCCGCCGCGTTGCACGCCCTCTCGAGCGTCGTGGTCGTCTTCAACTCGGCTCGTCTTGTCCGGCAAGGCGAAGAGCTCGACGCGACCCCGATCGACGACGACACGTTCGAAGACCGCCTCCGCGAAACAATCACGCCTCAGCCGGTCGTGACGAGCTGA